CCTTCATCGGCAGCCGCATCGCGCCATCCATGGCGAGGACCTTGAGCGCTCCGGAGCCGATCCCGAGGAGCCCGGAGACGAGCCCGGCGAAGCCCATGAGGAGGAACCCGAGCGGGATCCGCTGGGCGGCATACGGCACGTCGCGACCGAGCCGCGCGTCGGGATAGGCGGAGCTCAGCCCGAGGCGGCGGGCGAGCGGCGATTCCTCGAGCGATGGCGGCAGCTCCTCGCGCAGCTTGAAGGTCTGCTGGACGGACGAGAAGAGGAGGACGACGCCGAGCAGGATGAACAGGAGGGCCGGCGCGACCACGGCCGCGAGGAGGGCTCCGGCGATCGCCCCGCTCGTCGTCGCGAGCTCCAGGAACATCCCGACCCGCATGTCCGTGAGCCGGTCGCGGACGTAGGCGGCCGCCGCGCCGGAGCTCGTCGCGATGACGCTGACGATGCTCGCCCCGATGGCGAGGTGGATGTCCACCCCGAACAGGCCGGTCAGGGCCGGGACCACGAACAGGCCGCCGCCCACGCCGGCAAGGGCGCCGACGACGCCGGCCGCGACACTGATCGCGAAGATCCCGACCTCGGCGCCGACGGTCATCGAGCGAGGATCCGGGCGCGGTCTGCAGCAGGGTGCGCCGAACGCGACGCGCCGCCCGGATGCGGACGGGACGGCGGGACCGAACCCCGAGGGCGGATCAAACCGGTGCTGACTCCTGCGGCGACGGGCGCGACGATCGCTAGGGTACGCGACCAGCGGTCGCTGCCGCTTTGCGGGGCACCTGACGCTCATTCGCGGCGGCGTGCATGACCCGGGCCACGGATCCGTCCGCTACAGTGCCGTGACGAGCAGCGCCCCGGGAGGACCGAGACGGACATGGCCATCGCAAGCACAGCGTCCATCTG
Above is a window of Chloroflexota bacterium DNA encoding:
- a CDS encoding sulfite exporter TauE/SafE family protein: MTVGAEVGIFAISVAAGVVGALAGVGGGLFVVPALTGLFGVDIHLAIGASIVSVIATSSGAAAAYVRDRLTDMRVGMFLELATTSGAIAGALLAAVVAPALLFILLGVVLLFSSVQQTFKLREELPPSLEESPLARRLGLSSAYPDARLGRDVPYAAQRIPLGFLLMGFAGLVSGLLGIGSGALKVLAMDGAMRLPMKVSSATSNFMIGVTAAASAGIYLARGDVDPRIATPVALGVLAGATVGARLLPRLANRHVRWVFIPVLIIIGLQMLVRGLGL